The Pseudobacteroides sp. genomic interval AGGAGACGCTTTGGGGGTTCCTTATGAGTTTAATGACCCCTCTGATCTCCCCCAAATAGATAAGATAGAGTTTAACCCACCTGAAGGTTTTGAAAGGTCACATAGGGGAGTATTGCCGGGAACATGGTCGGATGATGGTGCACAGGCATTGTGCCTTTTGGATTCGCTACTTGAATGCAAGACCATGAATATAGACAGCTTTGCTTCAAAGCTACTTTCCTGGTATGAAAACGGCCTTTGGGCTGTTGATAATAAAGTCTTTGATGTTGGAAACCAGACTGTAACTACATTAATGGCATATAAAAAAGGGGTGCCTCCTAACAAATCAGGCTTTATTCTACCTGATGGCAAGGGTAATGGCTCACTTATGAGGGTATTGCCCCTGGCACTCTGGCATAGAGGCAGTAAAGAAGAACTGGTATACTTTGCCCATCTTCAATCTCTTGTTACCCATGGGCATGAGATAAATCAGGTATGTTGTGCATTATATAGCTTGTGGGCAGTAGAAATTATGAATGGACTGGCCATTGATGACGCATATATGAAAGCGGTTAAAGAATTAAGGGAAATATACAGGAAGGATTCTTCGTATTATAACGAATTGGAATGCTGCTTAAGGCCGGATGATGAACCCTTTGGCAAGGGAGGAGGATATGTAGTTGACTCCTTTAGAAGCGTCAGAATGGTCCTAAATAATGAGGATTCATATGAAATGGTGGTCAAAGCAGCGGTAAGCTTAGGCCACGACACCGATACGACTGCTGCAATTGCAGGGGGATTAGCAGGAATTGCATATGGCTTTGACAGCATACCAGGCCGTTGGGTATCAGCATTAAGAGGCAGGGAAGATTTGCATACTCTTATTAATGGGCTGCTAACTCACTTAGGGATTATTTAGGAGATAACCAAATCATCTTCCCCCATACCTCGTTTAGTGTTTCTCGGAATAACTCATCTAAAAGGCTGATATCATGAGTTTTTTCGTGTTTTGCAGACTTTAGATAATCCTCATAACGATGGATATTGCTTTCAAAGAAATCCATAATAACAGGGCTTTGGGGTTCAATATCAATTTCCAACCCGGATGTTTTTTTAAGAAGCAGCTTGTTAATTTCGTTTAGGAGACATTGGTCAAGCTTCTGATTATCCATTAGCTTGCTAAACTCCATTGGAGGCATTGTGTTGTTTTTCTCAATCCACATACAGGCAAGAAGTGGTCTTAAAATGTAAAAGTATCTTTTGATTTTTACCTCATCTGTAGTTTATGTCAAGCAAATCATCTATAGGGTACTCAATATAATCCTTTTTATCTTCAATGGACAAGTACCACTCAAGCGGCCGAATGTATATAAATCGTGCGTCATAATCGCTGTCTTTGGAGGCAAAACCCCAGCCCCTGCTGCCTGATTCAACAGCATAAAGAATTCTTATACTATTTTCCCTTTCCATTTGATGGAGCTTTGATAATATGATATCCCTCATTTAATACACCTCGACTAAATAAAATTTTACTATTTTGTAAACACTTTATAGGCGTTTTGCTATATGATAGTCTTGTAGAATATTATATACTTAAACTAAAATTTGTACAAAGCTTAATTATGGGCTAAAAGTGTTTGAAGTATTACTAACATTTTAGCCTAAGAATACTGGGAGGCTACTTGTAATGAGAGTTGTAATTTTAGCTGTTATATCTGTTTTGCTGGTATTTACTTATGGATGTGATTCAAAGAAGGAACCTATGAAAAATAAACAAACTACTGCTTCGTCAACCACACCGACAAAAACAGCAGATGTTACTAAACAGAATGAGCTGCCGAATGTGAGTGTAAGTTTTACAAAAGAGTCTTTTCCTAAAATTGACGGATCAACTGCAACCATTCCTTTGACCCAGGCTATGGCAGGGAAGCTTCTTGGAATGTCGTCCGATGAATCTGAAAAGTTTATTAAGCATAATACCACCCATAACGCATATGTAAATCTGATTGAAGGTAAAGCTGACATTATTTTTGTAACGGAACCATCTGATGAAGAGCTTAAAATAGCGAAGGATGCCAATGTAGAAATTGAAGTAGTGCCTGTTGTTAAGGAGGGCTTTGTATTTCTTGTGAATATGAATAATCCAGTTAGCTCCCTTACAGTAAAACAAATACAGGATATTTACCAGGGAAAGATAAATAGCTGGTCTGAGGTTGGGGGTAACGATTCAACTATAATTCCATACCAAAGGGAGAAGAACTCAGGAAGCCAGACGATTATGGAACAGAGTGTAATGAAAGGCATTAAGATGATGGATGCACCTAAGAATATTGTTTGGGGCATGTCGGAGCTTATTGACAGCATTGCCAAATACGATAATGCAGAAAATGCTTTGGGATATTCGGTCTATTATTATGCAAAGTCTATGTATAATAAAGATACGATCAAGTTTATTGCTGTAGATGGTATAGCTCCTGATAACAATACAATCGCATCCGGCAAATACC includes:
- a CDS encoding DNA polymerase beta superfamily protein — translated: MWIEKNNTMPPMEFSKLMDNQKLDQCLLNEINKLLLKKTSGLEIDIEPQSPVIMDFFESNIHRYEDYLKSAKHEKTHDISLLDELFRETLNEVWGKMIWLSPK
- a CDS encoding ADP-ribosylglycohydrolase family protein — protein: MIRQMDKILGGLWGLLIGDALGVPYEFNDPSDLPQIDKIEFNPPEGFERSHRGVLPGTWSDDGAQALCLLDSLLECKTMNIDSFASKLLSWYENGLWAVDNKVFDVGNQTVTTLMAYKKGVPPNKSGFILPDGKGNGSLMRVLPLALWHRGSKEELVYFAHLQSLVTHGHEINQVCCALYSLWAVEIMNGLAIDDAYMKAVKELREIYRKDSSYYNELECCLRPDDEPFGKGGGYVVDSFRSVRMVLNNEDSYEMVVKAAVSLGHDTDTTAAIAGGLAGIAYGFDSIPGRWVSALRGREDLHTLINGLLTHLGII
- a CDS encoding PstS family phosphate ABC transporter substrate-binding protein, which translates into the protein MRVVILAVISVLLVFTYGCDSKKEPMKNKQTTASSTTPTKTADVTKQNELPNVSVSFTKESFPKIDGSTATIPLTQAMAGKLLGMSSDESEKFIKHNTTHNAYVNLIEGKADIIFVTEPSDEELKIAKDANVEIEVVPVVKEGFVFLVNMNNPVSSLTVKQIQDIYQGKINSWSEVGGNDSTIIPYQREKNSGSQTIMEQSVMKGIKMMDAPKNIVWGMSELIDSIAKYDNAENALGYSVYYYAKSMYNKDTIKFIAVDGIAPDNNTIASGKYPFTSAYYAVFKKSEAQTSPARSLLAWIMSREGQETAEKAGYVPLEVR
- a CDS encoding nucleotidyltransferase domain-containing protein, translating into MRDIILSKLHQMERENSIRILYAVESGSRGWGFASKDSDYDARFIYIRPLEWYLSIEDKKDYIEYPIDDLLDINYR